The Montipora capricornis isolate CH-2021 chromosome 1, ASM3666992v2, whole genome shotgun sequence genome contains a region encoding:
- the LOC138058233 gene encoding uncharacterized protein — MASPPKKLKLSDETVVSVAKDASEIEIPWNKVAPDYFIEWLQDFSLAQNVVKEMMMMAVLPSIAALLGHRSFVKPSASEPYAENFSFFSLCISPPSSGKSQAFQFGVKKPLMHVEQHNEKLCYKFTESGLRQHLIQQKGVAAIVKDEMYETLQAVIVEREMGTLCRLYDGDSISVNTGNSASRISTQETCVSLGGFIQVKNFLADLYPAMVESQNGFEQRFLYAIVKPKAMTRKETEAHVHRHQEANLHDLNEIYDAVYQDLKSGVRYTFSADALAIYDDFDNEIVNILNSKWRQGVLVNDDAEIGKDRRQVIRLAVLLYVLYSYSRRAIFQSYGTVPSVIGKRYVQYAIDFMSYFRN, encoded by the coding sequence ATGGCTTCTCCTCCGAAAAAGCTAAAATTATCGGATGAAACAGTTGTTTCCGTCGCCAAAGACGCCTCCGAAATCGAAATTCCATGGAACAAAGTGGCGCCGGATTATTTCATTGAATGGTTACAGGATTTCTCTCTTGCACAAAACGTGGTAaaagaaatgatgatgatggccgTGCTGCCGAGCATCGCAGCGTTGCTTGGCCATCGCTCTTTCGTAAAACCGTCCGCCAGCGAGCCTTATGCGGAGAATTTCAGTTTCTTTAGCCTCTGTATTTCACCTCCATCCTCAGGAAAGAGTCAAGCGTTCCAATTTGGAGTAAAGAAGCCTTTAATGCATGTTGAGCAACACAACGAGAAGTTATGTTATAAATTTACCGAGTCTGGCCTGAGGCAACATCTGATTCAGCAGAAGGGTGTAGCCGCAATTGTTAAGGATGAAATGTATGAAACTCTCCAAGCCGTAATTGTGGAGCGAGAAATGGGCACTCTTTGTCGGCTGTACGATGGCGACTCCATATCTGTGAACACTGGGAACAGTGCATCGAGAATCAGCACTCAGGAAACTTGTGTTTCGCTTGGAGGATTTATTCAGGTGAAAAACTTTCTAGCTGATTTGTATCCAGCCATGGTAGAGTCCCAAAACGGTTTCGAGCAGAGATTTCTCTACGCAATCGTGAAACCGAAAGCAATGACCCGAAAGGAAACAGAGGCCCATGTGCACAGGCATCAGGAAGCCAATCTGCATGATCTGAACGAAATTTATGATGCTGTCTACCAAGATCTCAAGAGCGGCGTTAGGTACACATTTTCTGCTGATGCCTTGGCAATTTACGATGATTTTGACAACGAGATTGTCAATATTTTGAACAGCAAATGGCGTCAGGGAGTTCTGGTCAACGATGACGCAGAGATTGGCAAGGATCGACGTCAAGTTATTCGGCTGGCTGTTTTACTGTACGTGTTGTACTCTTACTCACGCAGGGCAATTTTTCAGTCCTATGGAACCGTTCCAAGTGTCATTGGAAAGCGCTATGTACAATACGCGATTGACTTCATGAGCTATTTCAGGAACTAG